In the Oncorhynchus nerka isolate Pitt River linkage group LG2, Oner_Uvic_2.0, whole genome shotgun sequence genome, one interval contains:
- the atp5mc3b gene encoding ATP synthase membrane subunit c locus 3b — MYACAKFVSTPALVRAGSRALYRPLSASVLSRPDVRTGEASTDFVPQSAFSQVALRGFQTSAVSRDIDTAAKFIGAGAATVGVAGSGAGIGTVFGSLIIGYARNPSLKQQLFSYAILGFALSEAMGLFCLMVAFLILFAM; from the exons ATGTACGCCTGTGCGAAGTTCGTCTCTACGCCTGCACTG GTCCGTGCTGGATCCAGGGCATTATACAGACCTCTCTCTGCGTCTGTGCTTTCCCGGCCGGATGTCAGAACTGGAGAG GCTAGCACTGACTTTGTGCCACAGAGTGCCTTTTCTCAGGTAGCACTGCGGGGTTTCCAGACTAGTGCTGTGAGCAGAGACATTGACACAGCAGCCAAGTTCATCGGCGCTGGAGCTGCCACAGTTGGAGTGGCTGGTTCTGGTGCTGGAATCGGGACTGTGTTCGGCAGCCTTATCATCGGCTATGCAAG GAACCCTTCCCTAAAGCAGCAGCTTTTCTCCTATGCTATCCTGGGATTTGCCCTGTCTGAAGCCATGGGTCTGTTCTGCTTGATGGTTGCTTTCCTGATCCTGTTTGCCATGTAA